A genomic stretch from Desulfobotulus mexicanus includes:
- the mltA gene encoding murein transglycosylase A, translating to MNTPFFPADRDARRSNLSIKEKREVLHSGLSFVFFLILILALSACSGKRPPLPDPEAAQPETHRPLIRLSPEAYPVFSDDLQYEGMLAVLYKSLEFYRRISPDRPVRFGEDVYPASHMIATTRELMALVHTRPDRETLNRAIREKFLVYRAAGTPPPGSDSRPEGKVLFTGYYEPLLKGSLSQREGFNVPLHGMPEDLVEVDLSPFGQEYQGKRIRGRWTGSTFEPYPDRDAIVYKGALNGKAPVVAYLSCPIDKFFLQVQGSGIVYLEEGGFIRVHYRGQNGRAYRSVGTHLIRTGKVPREEMSMQRIRQYLMENPEEQREILSYNPSYVFFHTVPDGPIGALGFPLTPGRSVAVDRRIFPDGAPVFVEAEKPVIYADGSIANWQPFSRFMAAQDTGGAIRGSGRADIFFGNDRYAEIAAGHLQHAGEMYFLVLPMP from the coding sequence ATGAATACCCCTTTTTTTCCAGCAGACAGAGATGCCCGCAGATCAAACCTTTCCATTAAAGAAAAAAGGGAGGTGCTGCATTCCGGATTGTCATTTGTTTTTTTTCTGATTTTGATTCTTGCCTTAAGCGCATGCTCGGGCAAAAGACCACCCCTGCCGGACCCGGAAGCCGCACAGCCGGAAACTCATCGTCCCCTGATCCGGCTCAGTCCGGAAGCCTACCCGGTTTTCAGTGATGATCTTCAGTATGAGGGCATGCTGGCAGTCCTCTATAAAAGTCTTGAATTCTACAGGAGGATTTCCCCGGACAGGCCTGTTCGTTTTGGTGAGGATGTGTATCCGGCCAGTCACATGATAGCAACAACCCGTGAACTCATGGCCCTTGTCCACACCCGTCCTGACCGAGAAACCCTTAACCGGGCCATAAGGGAGAAATTTCTTGTGTACCGGGCCGCAGGTACGCCTCCTCCGGGGAGTGATTCAAGGCCCGAAGGAAAAGTTCTTTTTACGGGGTATTATGAACCCCTTTTGAAGGGCAGCCTTTCCCAAAGGGAAGGGTTCAATGTTCCTTTGCATGGCATGCCCGAAGATCTTGTTGAGGTGGATCTTTCCCCCTTTGGTCAGGAATATCAGGGCAAGCGCATCCGGGGCCGGTGGACTGGAAGTACCTTTGAACCCTATCCGGACAGGGATGCCATTGTCTACAAAGGAGCTCTGAATGGAAAAGCCCCTGTGGTTGCCTATCTTTCCTGCCCCATAGACAAATTTTTCCTTCAGGTACAGGGATCGGGCATTGTGTATCTGGAGGAGGGTGGTTTTATCCGTGTGCATTACAGGGGGCAGAATGGCAGGGCCTACCGCTCCGTTGGCACCCACCTTATCCGTACGGGCAAAGTTCCAAGAGAAGAAATGTCCATGCAGCGGATACGGCAGTATCTTATGGAAAATCCCGAAGAGCAGAGGGAAATTTTAAGCTATAATCCCTCCTATGTATTTTTCCACACGGTTCCGGACGGGCCCATTGGTGCTCTGGGCTTCCCCCTGACGCCGGGGCGGTCTGTGGCTGTGGACCGAAGAATTTTTCCAGATGGCGCTCCGGTTTTCGTAGAAGCAGAAAAGCCCGTCATCTATGCCGATGGCAGCATTGCAAACTGGCAGCCCTTTTCCCGGTTCATGGCAGCTCAGGATACGGGAGGGGCCATACGGGGCAGTGGCAGGGCAGATATTTTCTTTGGTAATGACAGGTACGCTGAAATTGCCGCAGGCCATCTGCAGCATGCAGGGGAAATGTACTTTCTGGTGCTTCCCATGCCATAA